From the Leptotrichia sp. oral taxon 221 genome, one window contains:
- the argB gene encoding acetylglutamate kinase, translating to MISNLDKAKILVKALPFIKKYHNKTIVIKYGGSAMVNPVAREQFIQDVVLMKYVGINPVLVHGGGPEINEMLQKIGKESKFIAGNRVTDEETMEIVEMVLSGKVNKGIVSDINKYGGKAVGLSGKDGNMVFVEKKFVEVDGEKVDIGFVGEIKEINTEVIKLLESNDTIPVISSIGVDKNGQTYNINADYVAGAIAGKLQADRLIFLTDVDGILLDYNDKKTLIDEIDVKRVNDLIEREIISGGMLPKVTTCLNAIKNGVENVVILNGKLEHSVILELFTVEGAGTLIKKEENSES from the coding sequence ATGATTTCAAATTTAGATAAAGCGAAAATTTTAGTAAAGGCGTTGCCATTTATAAAAAAATATCATAATAAAACGATTGTTATTAAATATGGCGGAAGTGCGATGGTTAATCCTGTTGCTCGGGAACAGTTCATTCAAGATGTGGTTCTTATGAAATATGTTGGAATAAATCCTGTGCTTGTGCATGGTGGAGGGCCTGAAATAAATGAGATGCTTCAAAAAATTGGAAAAGAAAGCAAATTTATTGCAGGAAATCGTGTGACTGATGAAGAAACGATGGAAATTGTGGAAATGGTTCTTTCTGGAAAAGTTAATAAAGGAATTGTGTCAGATATCAATAAATATGGCGGAAAAGCTGTTGGCCTTAGCGGAAAAGATGGAAATATGGTATTCGTTGAGAAAAAGTTTGTTGAAGTTGATGGAGAAAAGGTTGATATTGGATTTGTCGGAGAGATTAAGGAAATTAATACGGAAGTTATAAAATTATTGGAGTCGAATGATACGATTCCTGTGATTTCTTCAATTGGAGTTGACAAAAATGGTCAGACATACAATATTAATGCAGATTATGTGGCAGGTGCAATTGCTGGAAAATTACAGGCTGACAGACTGATATTTTTGACAGATGTTGATGGAATTTTGCTTGATTACAATGATAAAAAAACTCTTATTGATGAAATTGATGTGAAAAGAGTAAATGATTTAATAGAACGGGAAATTATCAGTGGAGGTATGCTTCCAAAAGTTACAACTTGCCTAAATGCGATAAAAAATGGCGTAGAAAATGTTGTTATTCTAAATGGGAAATTGGAACATTCCGTAATCCTTGAGTTGTTTACAGTTGAAGGAGCTGGAACTTTAATAAAAAAAGAGGAAAATTCTGAAAGTTAA